A single genomic interval of Musa acuminata AAA Group cultivar baxijiao chromosome BXJ3-4, Cavendish_Baxijiao_AAA, whole genome shotgun sequence harbors:
- the LOC135584227 gene encoding transcription factor BHLH089-like isoform X2, whose amino-acid sequence MDPPPLMPQLPEMWRFPMVAAPPPSASGPRAGRTGGDASVAGSTVTEQSGRSRGRRRRGDPPPGRAAEDESSKLESTSSGDDLTDTEAKRLKTFKSTDENDDIKTEAEASLGISSKLADQNPQPPEAPKQDYIHVRARRGQATDSHSLAERARREKISERMKILQDLVPGCNKVIGKASVLDEIINYIQALQRQVEFNAQPYDTTSSLAFSSQATREYEQVSGTEWLHMQVGSAFKRVT is encoded by the exons ATGGATCCGCCGCCATTGATGCCGCAGCTGCCGGAGATGTGGCGGTTCCCGATGGTCGCGGCGCCGCCGCCCTCGGCATCGGGGCCCAGGGCTGGGCGGACGGGCGGCGACGCCTCTGTGGCGGGGTCCACGGTCACGGAGCAGAGCGGGCGGAGTAGGGGGCGGCGGCGACGGGGGGACCCTCCCCCCGGTCGCGCCGCCGAGGACGAGTCCTCCAAGCTTGAGTCTACCAGCAGCGGGGACGACCTG ACTGATACTGAGGCTAAACGTCTAAAGACCTTTAAGTCTACTGATGAAAATGACGATATAAAAACTGAGGCTGAGGCAAGTTTGGGCATCTCTAGCAAGCTAGCTGACCAAAATCCTCAACCTCCTGAGGCACCAAAGCAAGATTATATCCATGTGAGAGCCAGAAGAGGTCAAGCGACGGATAGTCACAGCCTGGCAGAAAGA GCAAGGAGAGAAAAGATAAGCGAGAGAATGAAGATTCTCCAGGATCTGGTGCCTGGTTGTAACAAG GTAATTGGTAAAGCATCGGTTCTTGATGAGATAATAAACTATATTCAGGCTCTACAGCGTCAGGTTGAG tTTAATGCTCAGCCATATGATACTACCTCTAGTTTGGCATTCAGCTCGCAAGCAACAAGGGAATATGAGCAAGTTTCAGGAACAGAATGGCTTCATATGCAGGTCGGGAGTGCCTTCAAAAGGGTGACATGA
- the LOC135584227 gene encoding transcription factor BHLH089-like isoform X1: MDPPPLMPQLPEMWRFPMVAAPPPSASGPRAGRTGGDASVAGSTVTEQSGRSRGRRRRGDPPPGRAAEDESSKLESTSSGDDLTDTEAKRLKTFKSTDENDDIKTEAEASLGISSKLADQNPQPPEAPKQDYIHVRARRGQATDSHSLAERARREKISERMKILQDLVPGCNKVIGKASVLDEIINYIQALQRQVEFLSMKLEAVNSHMDTAIEAFPPKDFNAQPYDTTSSLAFSSQATREYEQVSGTEWLHMQVGSAFKRVT; this comes from the exons ATGGATCCGCCGCCATTGATGCCGCAGCTGCCGGAGATGTGGCGGTTCCCGATGGTCGCGGCGCCGCCGCCCTCGGCATCGGGGCCCAGGGCTGGGCGGACGGGCGGCGACGCCTCTGTGGCGGGGTCCACGGTCACGGAGCAGAGCGGGCGGAGTAGGGGGCGGCGGCGACGGGGGGACCCTCCCCCCGGTCGCGCCGCCGAGGACGAGTCCTCCAAGCTTGAGTCTACCAGCAGCGGGGACGACCTG ACTGATACTGAGGCTAAACGTCTAAAGACCTTTAAGTCTACTGATGAAAATGACGATATAAAAACTGAGGCTGAGGCAAGTTTGGGCATCTCTAGCAAGCTAGCTGACCAAAATCCTCAACCTCCTGAGGCACCAAAGCAAGATTATATCCATGTGAGAGCCAGAAGAGGTCAAGCGACGGATAGTCACAGCCTGGCAGAAAGA GCAAGGAGAGAAAAGATAAGCGAGAGAATGAAGATTCTCCAGGATCTGGTGCCTGGTTGTAACAAG GTAATTGGTAAAGCATCGGTTCTTGATGAGATAATAAACTATATTCAGGCTCTACAGCGTCAGGTTGAG TTTTTATCTATGAAGCTAGAAGCTGTTAATTCCCATATGGACACTGCCATTGAGGCATTTCCTCCCAAAGAT tTTAATGCTCAGCCATATGATACTACCTCTAGTTTGGCATTCAGCTCGCAAGCAACAAGGGAATATGAGCAAGTTTCAGGAACAGAATGGCTTCATATGCAGGTCGGGAGTGCCTTCAAAAGGGTGACATGA